CTCATGTGAATCTTGCTCTGTATCTTCCTATTCCAATCATGCAGCCTTGGTGTTCATTGTAATATCCTTGTGTCCTTTTAGCTAATTTGTGATGCTTTATTGGCCAATATATAAGATGACTAGCTCAAGAGTGCATTTGCTTGCCTTCCAATTATGGCGCTTGCTTGGCACTGAAGCCATGGAAAGACCCAAGAAGACCAAGACGATTttgatgtatatatattatggagTCTAGTTTAagtggggtgtgtgtgtgtgtatcctCTGAAGTTTGTGGTCTTTCTATTTGCTTCtctaaatataattttaccacatGTATATAGCCCTATAAATATCAAACAATTGCATAAAAATGTTGAAACTCAAAATAGCTGTTTATattcttttaaaaatattatatatatatatatatatatatatatatatatatatatatatatatatatatctcacagGTTCATGGAAGGCTACATGTATCCAACGACAAGAAACACAAGATCTAAGACGAAATGTGAATAATAATGGCCACAATCAATTTATTTGACATGTACGATCATGAACACAAGTGTGTATACATATCCAACAACAAAGTTGCCGATTATTTTCGTTTATACGTCCACATGGCGACACAGTCGAGTACAGAACGATCACCACGTCCTCATGCAGACGTGAGAAGGGTTAGGGCGTCTGTGCAGTCGCAGTGGCCACTTCCTCCGCgctcttctcctccttctcctcggCCTTGTGCTCGCCTCCTTCCACAGCAGGCTCAGCCTCTTGGGGTTTCGCCTCACTCGATGTCTCTTCCTTGCTCTCCTCGGCAGTCTCGTTGGATTCCGCCACGACCTAATAGACACAGTGTCAGATCAGGGAAGAGACGCGTAAGAGAATCAACGGCAGCCAGTTAGGCTCTTTGGTACCTCAGCGGCCTCGGCGGTGGCGGTGACGGTCACGTCGGTGGGAGCTGAGTTATTGGCTGGTGGACCCTCAGGAGCCTGGCCTTCGGTGGTCGTCGGTTTACTCGCACAGCCGCCCATGGTTTCTTTTTGGCTGTGGAGGAAAAAGCGTTTCAGATGCTTGGAGGAATGGCGAGGTGGAAGTGAGCAGCTGACCAGTTTTTATAGGGTGGCaggattagagagagagagacatgggTGGTGTGAAGGCTGTGTTTATATTTAGGGAAGGAATGAGCGGAGGATGGGCGACATGGTTGTTGAGGTAACGTTGGCTCCTTCAAATGGATATGTAGAATTGCATCCTCCTCATTAGCCGCCTCAATTAGCAATAAGATTTTGGgaaaacttattattattatttctttactatgatttttcaagaaaatataataattaaaaaataaacccTTTAACGGAGAAAATAAAACACCTTCCAAAAATGATAAGTTTCCGGATTATATATTATAATAGCATCAGAAAAGTTGATCCTCTCAATAAAAATGATCATAAAtccattataataatataaaaaataacatctaaaatattaaaaatagcaTATTTATCAAGCTGGGGTGGTGGCTCGTCGCAAATCGTGTCCATCATGAAACCTCGTACGCCGTCCTCGCGCGACAGCGAAGCCCACAGGAACACGACTTCTCCGGATCTACCGTCCCGTTACCCTGCCCTGCGTGTAATCCTGCTCCGATCCCACCGCCCCGGACGCTCCAATCGGAACCGTAGGTAACGGATACGATGCGTCGCCCCGCGCGTTCTCTTGAACATCTTCCGAAGAGTCCTGGCACGTGGCGCGTCGAGGACGACCAGTTGCGGGTCGAATCGGATGCGGGGCAGGGGAAATATCTGAACTCGTGGCCCAGCTCGAGACATGTCACTGCGGGCCCCGCGGACCACGGGTGGCGGCAAACGCGGTGTACGTTGACGTGGCCCGCACGCcatcgggaaaagatattttcctCGAGGGGATATTTGGTTGCGGCGGAGGCGTGGATCGCTGCGGTGTCGCTTACCTCACCAACGAGCGAACCAAGAGGTGCGAAGGAACAGACGGCCGTGGCGTGGTTAGGGTTGGAGGTGGATATGGGGGCGAAAGAGGAGCGAGGAAGGACAGGTGaagaggaggcggaggcggaggcggaggctgtGGTGGCGGGAGAAGGggaagtggaggaggaggagatggtctTGCCGAACATGTCGGTTAGGGTGCTGCTTGTGGAGGGGGATGATTCCACCCGGCAGATCATTGCCGCGCTCCTCAGGAAGTGTGGCTACAGAGGTTCGTTTCTTCTCGTTCCACTTCTCCGGCTGATCCTTTGATATGTTACAGATCGATCCCTACTTTCCATACTTCCGCTGATGAAAATGTGATTCCTATCGATACTTACAAACTGAAGCAGATAGGTGTATATCCGTGGCATGATCAAATTGGCTTTTGATTCTTATGATTTGGTTTTGGGATTTAGATATAggttaatatttcatcattgatGGAATTATTGGACTACGCAAAGTTACAAAGTGGGAGCTGAAATATTCTTGATACTTTGGGTTCTTTAGAGACATCGTGTTAGATAATACTTTGCTTGTTGTTATTGATGAATCGACCTTTGGAAGTATATTGCTACACAAAAATGTTtcttttactattgcaatggtccATTAGTTTTCTTTTTCCGGATTCAGTCTAATCGAACTTCTTATGGATTTAATTTGTTGGACTCAGCTTCAGGAGTTTCCACATATGTGATTGTAAGGAAATCAGCAAGCGTGATAAAGACTTTTTAGATAGGAAAGAGGTTCTATGTTCCAATGGGCTCTGTGATGAAATTAATATATTATCTGTTCGTCCTATGATTACTTGATGATTTGATGGGTGACAATTCGATGGGCTCTGTGATTATTTGATGGGTGACAATGTTAAATCTAAAGGCTCTTGCATTTCATTTCATTAAGTTCCATTGTTTTCCTTTAATTCATGTTgcttagaagattcatcaaggggtTTGGGTGAAACTGAAAGAATTCCTTGGTTAGATACAATCTAAAGGCTAAATGGTAGAGGATGAATACTGGGGTAGACAGATGATTAGTTTCCTGTTGTGGAAGAAGGAAAGATCTCAGTAATGATATATTGGTTGTGATCAAATGACATGCCATGAATGGCAATTAATTTGCCATAATGCTAAGTTAAgaaagtatacatatatatatatatatatatatatatatatatgtatatatatatatatacatatacatatataaatatatatacatatacatatgattataaatatatatatatatatatatacatatatatatatacatatacatatacatatatacatatacatatacatatatacatatacatatacatatatacatatacatatacatatatacatatacatatacatatatacatatacatatatatatatatatattcaattaaaCGAGCATAGTCTTGTAAAAAAACATTGAGTAAATACAGGGGTATTGATGAGATGCAGactataaaggaaaaaagaaactaaGTAGGTGGAAGTGAAAAGCTGAGTTAGATCCCTGTTGTTCATCTTTTTGTTGCTAGATGTTGTGTTTAAAACACATGAGGTAAGTATTGAACATTTAGGAACATGCCAAAGTAGGACTACTAGAGGAACCTTtaacatatttttcttattttaatgttATAAAATTAACAACTCATACAGactataaaggaaaaaagaaaccaaATCGGTGGAAGTGAAAAGCTGTGTTAGATCCCTGTTGTTCATCTTTTTGTTGCTAGATGTTGTGTTTAAAACACATGAGGTAAGTATTGAACATTTAGGAACATGCCAAAGCAGGACTACTAGAGGAACCTTTAacatctttttcttattttaatgttATAAAATTTGCAACTCATACATCCTTACAGGCCTCAATTTGCTGTGAACACTGCAAAATGGCCAGCTGGATACAGGAACTTCAAGTTTTTCTTTCCCagaatttattttgatgcattTGACGAGTAGCTTGTTACTCTAAAATGCTGTCATTAAAAGACAATTTAAAAATGCTTTTACAATCAAGACAATTACAGCCTTTTAGTATTGGATTGTATTAGTGTACGGATCTTTATTACATAGGATTTCACCTCACAAAGTCTTGCTGTGTGCAGATCATTTAACATCTTTTGTGATTATGCATTTACTGTGTAAATGAAAGTCGACTTCTTCTATATAGTATAGCTTTCCTATTAGGTTTCTGTATGTCAATAACCTAAAATTAGGAACTTTCCCACATTAGGTATTGCCCAAGATGATTTTTATGTCAAACATTTGTAGCAGGGTATCAAAACTAGTGTTCACAGTTTATGAATGAGAATGGGAGAAAAGTAGGAAGGACACAGAG
The DNA window shown above is from Musa acuminata AAA Group cultivar baxijiao chromosome BXJ2-4, Cavendish_Baxijiao_AAA, whole genome shotgun sequence and carries:
- the LOC135608916 gene encoding cytochrome b-c1 complex subunit 6, mitochondrial-like produces the protein MGGCASKPTTTEGQAPEGPPANNSAPTDVTVTATAEAAEVVAESNETAEESKEETSSEAKPQEAEPAVEGGEHKAEEKEEKSAEEVATATAQTP